Proteins encoded within one genomic window of Humulus lupulus chromosome 1, drHumLupu1.1, whole genome shotgun sequence:
- the LOC133794943 gene encoding glutathione S-transferase-like, producing MAPIKVYGPAYSTAAMRVMATLYEKNLDFELIPVDIIKTAEHKKEPFLSRNPFGQVPAFEDGDLKLFESRAITKYIANQYRDQGTDLLFRDPKEQAIESLWSEVEAHHFDPAGAKLNWELAVKPKMLGGEGDQAAIEENRAKLVRVLDVYEKRLSESKYMAGDRFSLADLHHLPTAEYLLVTNLKELFDARPRVTAWLADITARPAWKKVLELRNQALNQTN from the exons ATGGCACCTATTAAAGTCTATGGCCCTGCCTACTCAACTGCCGCCATGCGAGTTATGGCCACTCTTTATGAGAAAAACCTCGATTTTGAGCTTATTCCCGTAGACATCATCAAAACTGCTGAACATAAGAAAGAGCCTTTCCTTTCTCGAAac CCTTTTGGTCAAGTTCCTGCTTTTGAGGATGGGGATCTGAAGCTCTTCG AATCTAGAGCAATTACGAAATACATTGCCAATCAATACAGAGACCAAGGAACAGATCTGCTATTCAGAGACCCAAAGGAGCAGGCGATCGAGTCTCTTTGGAGCGAGGTTGAGGCTCACCATTTTGATCCGGCAGGAGCGAAGCTGAACTGGGAGTTGGCCGTGAAGCCGAAGATGTTGGGCGGCGAAGGGGACCAAGCCGCGATCGAGGAAAATAGGGCTAAGCTGGTTAGGGTTCTCGATGTGTACGAGAAAAGGCTGTCCGAGTCCAAATACATGGCCGGCGATCGGTTTAGCTTGGCCGATCTTCACCATTTGCCTACGGCGGAGTATCTGCTGGTCACGAATCTGAAGGAGCTGTTTGATGCTAGGCCTCGAGTCACTGCTTGGTTGGCGGACATTACAGCCAGGCCGGCTTGGAAGAAGGTCCTCGAGTTGAGAAACCAAGCCTTGAACCAAACCAATTAA